Genomic segment of Veillonellales bacterium:
TACCGCCTGCCGGGTCACTACCGTATCATGCCCGGGATGAAAACATTCCACGCCGTCAATGGTTTCACCGGCAAAAAAGTCAAGAGTCTCCTCCAAACAGGAACCGTGAAAGCCACTGCCGGGATGAGCCAGAACGGCCTTTCCCCCTGCCTTTTTAATGACTTGTATTACAGTTGACGGAGACGGGAAAGCCGGCCAAACAATATTTCGCTCTGCCGTAAACAGATTGGTAAAAAAGTCATGGATATCCCGACAAAATCCCTTATCAATCAAAAAGCTTAACGATTTCCAGCCTCCCCGAGCCGGTTCATGCTGATAACGGCAGTATTCATCGTAATCAATGAGGAAGCCGTCATCAATCAATTTTTTAATGCTGTCCCGGTCGGTTTCTTCCATGAGAACCGTATTATGCTCCGCCAGTTTTCGCAAAGGCTCGGATAAAGGATCGATTCCATAGCCGAGAATATGAAAGGACTGATCCCGAATCGTTGATGTCAATTCGACTCCCGCTAAAAAGGCTAAGCCAGCCGCGGCTGCAGCCTGCTGTGCTGCAGCCGTGTTGGCAACCGTATCATGATCGGTAACGGAAAATAAATCAATACCTGCCTTCTTAACTTCTTCCGTCAGCTTTTCCGCACTCCAGGTTCCGTCGGAAGCGGTCGTATGAATGTGCAAATCTACTTTACCAATTGGGGTTCGTCTCAAGTTCTCACCTTTTCCTGCTCAAATCAGTAATAACAATGATGGCTGTTTTATTTATAGTTTATAACGATATCCTCCAGCTTGCGTTTTGGCACATGATGCACCCGCTGTTCATCCCGCCAGTATTTAATGTCGCCGTTTGCTTCGATTTCTTCAATAACCACTGATTCTCTCGGCTTGCCTAGCGCCACCACCAGCAGAATTTCATATTTTGGAGGAATATCCAATGCCTCCTGCAACCTTTTCCGCTGTACGCTGGCAACAATGCAGCCGCCAAAGCCTGCTTCCACCGCTCCCAGCAATATGCTTTGCACGGCGATTCCCGAATCAGCGGGAGTCCCGCATTTGAAGTTTTCATCCTGGAGTAGGATGATATAGCCGGCAGGCCGCTCTCCCGGCTCCGGTCCTTTCCAGTCGCTCAAATAACCAGCCCAGGCCAGGGTAGAAAATATCTTCTCGTTTGTTTTCCCGTCACAAGAGATAAAATACCGCAGTGCCTGCTTGTTGGCGCCGCTGGCCGAAAGCCGGGCATTATCTACCAGAGACAGCAAGGTTTCCCGGGAAATTTTTTCCGTTTCATAAAAACGGCGATAGCTTCTGTTTTTGGTAACCAGCTCTTTTAACATCCATCGCTTCCCCCTTTAATCCTATTATTTATACTATTTCTACAAGAATACGGTTACCCCTATTTTTTACGCAATTTTTTTCTGAAATTTCATGATACTGACTGCCAGCGTGGCCAAAATAAAAGCAATCAGCGCCAATACCTGAGTCCAAAGAAAATGAATGCCAATGCCTTTTAACACAATTCCCCGCATAATTTCCAGATAAAAGGTCAACGGTATTACGTCGCCCATAACATAAAACAGAGTTGGCATCGCCTCCCGGGGAAACATGAACCCGGACAGTAAAATACTTGGCAAAAATACAAAGAAGGACAGCTGCATCGCCTGCATCTGAGTCCTGGCTACGGTGGAAATCAAGACTCCTAAAGACAGGGAGGCGACAATAAACAGCGAAGTCAAGCCATACAGCAGCGGCAGGCTGCCGCGAACCGGCAAATCAAATACCAGGATTCCCACCGCCAAAGCCAAAGTCACCTGCATGTAACCAACAAAAATATAGGGAATAATCTTACCCAGCATTAATTCATGGGTCTTTAACGGCGTAACAATCAATTGCTCCAGCGTGCCCCGTTCCCGCTCCCGGACAATGGCCATTGATGTGATCATGACCATTGTCATTGTCAGCACCACTCCAAGAATGCCCGGCACCATGTAAAAAGCGGAGACAAAATCGGAATTGTACCAAGGGCGGATACGAATATCATAAGGCATGGACACGGACTTACCGGTAATGCCCTCCAGTTTTTGAAACAGAATCTCCTGAGATTTTAACTGGCCGATAATCTGCGCCGTACTGATGGCGGAAGACGCCGCCATTGAATCGGAAGCATCGACAATAACCTGAACTGCGGCACTGCGGCCGTGCTTTACATTTTCACTGAAATCCGGCGGAATAATAATCCCCACCTTGGCCTTGCCTGATTCAATGGAATCGTTTACCGCCTGATAACTGCCGGCAACATACTTTATGTCAAAATAGCCGCTGGCTTCAAAAGAAGATAAAAGATCCCGCCCCTCCTGCTGCAGCGACTGGTCAAAAACAATAGTAGGCAAATGCTTGACATCGGTATTGATGGCAAAGCCAAAAACAATCAACTGAACAATCGGCAAAGCGACCATCATGGCGAATGTGAGCCGGTCCCGCTTCATCTGAATGAACTCTTTGACCAGCAAAGCCCATAAACGAATCATAGCACCATCTCCTTGCCGCAGGATTTCACATAGTACACAAACACATCTTCCAGCGAGGGCGTAACTACCTCGTATTTATAAGCAGAAAAGGCAGCTATCCGCTCCGGCTTCGCCAGCACGTGAACATTTGTGCCGTAGGGGTATAGATCCAGATAGTCTCC
This window contains:
- a CDS encoding PHP domain-containing protein, with the protein product MRRTPIGKVDLHIHTTASDGTWSAEKLTEEVKKAGIDLFSVTDHDTVANTAAAQQAAAAAGLAFLAGVELTSTIRDQSFHILGYGIDPLSEPLRKLAEHNTVLMEETDRDSIKKLIDDGFLIDYDEYCRYQHEPARGGWKSLSFLIDKGFCRDIHDFFTNLFTAERNIVWPAFPSPSTVIQVIKKAGGKAVLAHPGSGFHGSCLEETLDFFAGETIDGVECFHPGHDTVVTRQAVDWCNRYHLLITGGSDCHGDFVAERHLGQPEIYFGQLRLAGLADRIQ
- a CDS encoding nitroreductase family protein, which gives rise to MLKELVTKNRSYRRFYETEKISRETLLSLVDNARLSASGANKQALRYFISCDGKTNEKIFSTLAWAGYLSDWKGPEPGERPAGYIILLQDENFKCGTPADSGIAVQSILLGAVEAGFGGCIVASVQRKRLQEALDIPPKYEILLVVALGKPRESVVIEEIEANGDIKYWRDEQRVHHVPKRKLEDIVINYK
- a CDS encoding ABC transporter permease, with the protein product MIRLWALLVKEFIQMKRDRLTFAMMVALPIVQLIVFGFAINTDVKHLPTIVFDQSLQQEGRDLLSSFEASGYFDIKYVAGSYQAVNDSIESGKAKVGIIIPPDFSENVKHGRSAAVQVIVDASDSMAASSAISTAQIIGQLKSQEILFQKLEGITGKSVSMPYDIRIRPWYNSDFVSAFYMVPGILGVVLTMTMVMITSMAIVRERERGTLEQLIVTPLKTHELMLGKIIPYIFVGYMQVTLALAVGILVFDLPVRGSLPLLYGLTSLFIVASLSLGVLISTVARTQMQAMQLSFFVFLPSILLSGFMFPREAMPTLFYVMGDVIPLTFYLEIMRGIVLKGIGIHFLWTQVLALIAFILATLAVSIMKFQKKIA